Genomic segment of Archangium lipolyticum:
GGCGAGCGCGAGTCGAGCAAGGCGCTCTGACCAGAGCGTGTCCTATCGCGTGCCCTCGCCCCGGGCGCCGGAGTCTCGGAGGGTGAAGCGCTCCACGGCGGACGGAGCTCCTGTCCCACCGATGACCAGCACCTGCCCCGTGGGCAGCGGAACCGTGGCCGCGCCGTAGACATGCGCCTGGAGCTGGGGACTCGCGAGGCGCCAGCTGTGGGTCGCCGGAGAGTACAGCGCCGCCTGCCCCGAGCGGCCCAGCGCGAGGACTTCCCCGCCCGGCAGCAACGTGGCGCTGAAGGCATCCCCGAAGGGGAGAGATGGACCCTCGGACCACTGATGGGTGTCGGGCGTGTAGATGTCCACCGCCGCCGAATCGCCGCCCAGGACCAGCACCTCGCCCGACTCGAGCTGGACGGAGGTGTGTCCCGAGCGCGCGCGCGGCATGGTCCCTTCCCGCGTCCACGAGTTCGTGTCCGGGTCATACACGTGCACCAGATTGAGTGGAGCGTAGCGGGGGGCGTACCCACCCGTCACCAACACCTTGCCCGAGGAGAGCAGCGTCGCGGCATGATCGGTGGCTCCCGCCAGGCCGCCCGCGCCGCTCCAGGTGCCAGTGTCCGGATCGTACAGCTCCGCGCTGGACACTGACGCGATGGGCGTGTGCATGCCACCCAGCACCAACACCTTGCCCGAGGCGAGCGCGATCGCCGTGTGTCCGGCGCGCCCATCGCTCAACGACCCCGTGTCGCTCCAGGTGCCGGTGACGGGGTCATACAGCTCGGCTCTGTTCTGCCAGGGCCATTCGCCCTGGACCCCCGCCACACCACCCGTCAACAGCACCTTGCCCGAGGCGAGCGCCGTCAGGGTGAATTGAGACCGATGCGCGAGGCGTGGCAGCGCCACGGTCCTCCACTCATTCGCGTTCGGGTCGTAGACCTCCGCCGAGGAGTTCCCCAGCACCAGCACGCCACCCGTGCTCAGCAGCACCGCCCGCTGATCGCTGCGCGCCCCCAAAGTGGGGGCCTGGGCGCTCCAGGTGCCTTGCGCGTCCGGATCCTCGGGAACCTCGGACGAAGGAGCTTCTGGTTCCAGGTTCGGCTCGGGAACCTCGGACGGGGGAGTCTGTGGGCTCGGCGGCGACGGGTCGGCGGCGGAGGGGACCGAGGGGGTGGATGGCTCGCCAGGTTCGGTCTGACAACCGCCCGCCAGACACAAGGCCGCAGTCAGCACCAATGAGTTCCAAGGCTTCATCATGAGTCCTCCAAGCACACCGGGCGAACCGTGAGCGTTCACTCTACGTCAAACGGTCCGCTGACGCGGATGAATCACGGGGGCGCCATGACTCTCAAAACATGGAAAATCCGCTCCTCTCTCATCGGTTGAGGGGTGCTGATGACTCAACGGAAAATTCTCCTATCTTCGAACCATTTGACGCGCAGTGAAGTCAATGAATAATGTGATTGCTCGATTTACGGTCAATCACTGACTACGCTTGGCTGTTACCGCTGAGGTGCCGGAACCACCCCCAACCCCAGGCATGAGGA
This window contains:
- a CDS encoding Kelch repeat-containing protein, producing MMKPWNSLVLTAALCLAGGCQTEPGEPSTPSVPSAADPSPPSPQTPPSEVPEPNLEPEAPSSEVPEDPDAQGTWSAQAPTLGARSDQRAVLLSTGGVLVLGNSSAEVYDPNANEWRTVALPRLAHRSQFTLTALASGKVLLTGGVAGVQGEWPWQNRAELYDPVTGTWSDTGSLSDGRAGHTAIALASGKVLVLGGMHTPIASVSSAELYDPDTGTWSGAGGLAGATDHAATLLSSGKVLVTGGYAPRYAPLNLVHVYDPDTNSWTREGTMPRARSGHTSVQLESGEVLVLGGDSAAVDIYTPDTHQWSEGPSLPFGDAFSATLLPGGEVLALGRSGQAALYSPATHSWRLASPQLQAHVYGAATVPLPTGQVLVIGGTGAPSAVERFTLRDSGARGEGTR